The window GCGCACCGCCGCATCGAGCGGTGCGGTAGCGTTCCAGTCGAGATAGACGGGGGCGAACACGCTGACGCGATCCCGTGTCAGGCCGCAGCCGCCTCGCGCATCGCAACCATCGCGCGCCGGCGCACGTCCTTGAGCACGCTCATGTCCGGATCCGCCTTGACCTCGCGATGGACCAACGCATTCAGCGTCACCGAGTCGAGATACTCATACATGCGCTTGTTGAGGTTCGCCCACAGGTCGTGGGTCAGGCAGCGATGCTCGTCCTGACAGTTCTGCTTTCCGCCGCACTGCGTCGCGTCGAGCGGCTCATCCACGGCGACGATGATGTCGGCGACGGTGATGCGCGACATGTCGCGCGCCAGCCGATAACCGCCACCCGGCCCCCGCACGCTGGAGACCAGCTTGTGACGACGCAGTTTGCCGAACAGCTGCTCGAGATACGACAGCGAGATCTTCTGCCGATCGGCAATACCCGCCAGCGTCACCGGACCCTCACTCTGGCGCGATGCCAGATCGATCATGGCGGTAACGGCAAATCGTCCTTTGGTGGTCAGTCTCATGTTGGAGCTCCTTCTATCGCGGAGATTCTCGCCCAGGGAAATACCCGAACGTTTCGCTCAACTATACGGAGCCCGACAAAATCAGTCAACTACTCGGATGTCACTCAGTCAACCATCTTCGATAGACGTTGCGCGTCGAACTCGTCGCTCTTCTCGATCGTCGCATCGAGGCTGAAACCCGCCTTCTCGAGCCGCTCGACCAGCAACTGGATGCGGCGATCGGTTTCCACCGCGTGATCGAGCAGGCCATGCAGCGCCTTCGTCAGCGGATCATCCATCTGCTTCGTCACGCCATAGGCCGAGAATCCCATCTGCTCGGCCTTCTGCTCGCGCGCACGGTCACGCGCGTTGTCACGGTCCGGCTCGATGACCCGCGCCGGGTTGCCCACGGCGGTCGCACCCGCCGGCACCGGTTTCACGACGACAGCGTTGGAGCCGACGCGCGCGCCATCCCCGACCGTGAAGCCCCCCAGCACCTTGGCGCCCGCGCCGATCACGACGCCCTTTCCCAGCGTCGGATGACGCTTGGTGCCGCGATAGAGCGAGGTGCCGCCCAGCGTCACCGCCTGATAGATCGTGCAGTCGTCGCCGATCTCCGCCGTCTCGCCGATCACCACGCCCATGCCATGATCGATGAAGACCCGCCTGCCGATCGTGGCCCCCGGGTGGATCTCGATCCCGGTAAGGAAACGGCTGACGTGGCTGACGAAACGCCCGACCCAGTAGAACCCGCGCGTCCACGCCGCATGCGCGAACCGGTGCATGAAGAGCGCATGCACGCCCGGGTAGCAGGTCAGCACTTCCCAGGTCGAGCGGGCCGCGGGGTCGCGCTCGCGAACGCTGGCCAGATCTTCGCGCAGACGTCTGAACATGAATGATTGCTCCGGTGTCCGAATGTCAATTCCCGACGATTTTAGTCAGCTTTGCGTTCAAACGCACTAATAATGCCGCGAAGGATGTTTACTTCCTCCCTTTCGAGCCGGACGCGACCGAACAGGCGCCGCAAACGCTGCAACAGACGTTTCGGATTGGCGGGATCGTAGAAACCGCTGACCGTCATCGCCCTTTCCAGGTGGCGATGAAAACCTTCCACGTCCTCAAACGGCGCCAGGTCGGGCAGCGACTCCGCGGGCGGCGCCGGATCCAGCGCCGTCATCCGCAGCTCATAGCACAGCAACTGCACCGCGGCACCAAGGTTGAGCGACGAAAAACCGGGGTTGGCCGGAATCGTCACCGGCATCGAGCAGAGCCCGACCTCGTCGTTCGTGAGCCCGCTCGTTTCGTTGCCGAACACCAGCGCCACCTCGCCCTTACCGGCGAACGACACCAGCTCCGGAGCGGCCTCGCGCGCGTTGCGCACCGGCACCGAGCGCTCGCGCCGTCGTGCCGTGACGGCGGCCGACAGGATCGTGCCTTCGAGCGCCTCCTCGAGCGAGCCGACAACCCGCGCGGCCGCCAGGAGGTCGCCGGCCCCGGAGGCGCGCGCGTCCGCCACCGGATCGGGGAAGGAGGCGGGCTCGACCAGCCACAGCCGGCTCAGCCCCATCGTCTTCATCGCGCGCGCAGCGGCGCCGATGTTGCCGGGATGGCTGGTACGGGAAAGTACGATACGGATGCGGTCGAGCGCGATGGCGCCGTTCATATTAAAATACTTCGTTTTATTGGAATTCTTTCGAGCGGGGCGCTCACCGGGCGCCCCGCTCCAACGAGACCGACGCGCATGCACCCCACCCTCAACATCGCAGTGAAAGCCGCCCGCCGCGCGGGCTCCATCATCAATCGCGCCTCGCTGCAGCTGGACCAGGTGTCGGTCCAGGCGAAGTCTCCGAACGATTTCGTCACCGAGGTCGACCAGGCTGCCGAAGCCGCCATCATCGAGGTCCTGCGCGAGGCATACCCGGAGCACGGCATTCTAGCAGAGGAGTCCGGCGTGTCCGCGGAGTCGTCCGACAGCGAATACCAGTGGATCATCGACCCGATCGACGGCACGACG is drawn from Azoarcus sp. DN11 and contains these coding sequences:
- the iscR gene encoding Fe-S cluster assembly transcriptional regulator IscR; its protein translation is MRLTTKGRFAVTAMIDLASRQSEGPVTLAGIADRQKISLSYLEQLFGKLRRHKLVSSVRGPGGGYRLARDMSRITVADIIVAVDEPLDATQCGGKQNCQDEHRCLTHDLWANLNKRMYEYLDSVTLNALVHREVKADPDMSVLKDVRRRAMVAMREAAAA
- the cysE gene encoding serine O-acetyltransferase, whose protein sequence is MFRRLREDLASVRERDPAARSTWEVLTCYPGVHALFMHRFAHAAWTRGFYWVGRFVSHVSRFLTGIEIHPGATIGRRVFIDHGMGVVIGETAEIGDDCTIYQAVTLGGTSLYRGTKRHPTLGKGVVIGAGAKVLGGFTVGDGARVGSNAVVVKPVPAGATAVGNPARVIEPDRDNARDRAREQKAEQMGFSAYGVTKQMDDPLTKALHGLLDHAVETDRRIQLLVERLEKAGFSLDATIEKSDEFDAQRLSKMVD
- a CDS encoding RNA methyltransferase; the encoded protein is MNGAIALDRIRIVLSRTSHPGNIGAAARAMKTMGLSRLWLVEPASFPDPVADARASGAGDLLAAARVVGSLEEALEGTILSAAVTARRRERSVPVRNAREAAPELVSFAGKGEVALVFGNETSGLTNDEVGLCSMPVTIPANPGFSSLNLGAAVQLLCYELRMTALDPAPPAESLPDLAPFEDVEGFHRHLERAMTVSGFYDPANPKRLLQRLRRLFGRVRLEREEVNILRGIISAFERKAD